The nucleotide window AGGGTGCAGTTTAAAGATTTAGTTTCAAATGTCTTTGCATTCGATTATATCGGGGCATTACTGGCATCTATTCTCTTTCCATTGGTTTTGATTCCGAAGCTGGGAATTGTCAAAACCCCTTTGTTTTTCGGCTTGATTAATATTTCCATTGCGATATTCCTGTGCTATTATCTTACAAAGGAATTATCAAAGCCGCTATCGCTCAAAGTAAAATCTCTTACAGCATTTGCATTTCTTCTGGGACTTTTCATTTTCTCAGATACTATTTTATCCTATTCAGAAGAAAAATTATATGGTGAAAATGTCGTATATACCAAAAGCTCTCCTTATCAGAGAATTGTTTTAACTAGAAATACTCATGAATTCCGTTTATATCTAAATAACAACCTGCAGTTTTCATCCACAGACGAATACCGTTATCATGAGGCTTTGGTACATCCTGCAATGTCCATGGCAAAAAATATAGATAATGTCCTGATTCTTGGAGGTGGTGATGGTTTTGCAGCAAGGGAAGTATTAAAATATAAAGATGTTAAAAAAGTAACGCTTGTAGATCTTGACGGCGAGATGACCCAGTTTTTCAAAACCAATGAAACCATGCGCAGGCTGAATCAAAGTTCTTTTTCCAATCCTAAAGTGGAAGTGATCAATAAAGATGCTTACATTTGGGTAAAAGAGAACAAAAAGAAGTTTGATGTCATTATCATAGACTTTCCGGATCCGTCCAATTACAGCCTCGGAAAACTTTATTCCTTACAGTTTTATAAAGAACTGGAGAGATTGACAACTCTTGATACCAAGATTGTAGTTCAGACCACCTCTCCGTATTTTGCTCCGAAATCTTTCTGGTGTATCGAAAAAACAATCCATCAGATTTTTCCTTTTACAGCAGCATATCACACTTACGTTCCGTCTTTTGGGGAATGGGGATTTTCTATGGCTTCATTTGAACCCGTCAACAACAGAATCTACAGGAAGCTTCCCGGTTTGAGATACTATGATTACAACTTTTCACAGATGTCTTATTTCAATAAAGATATGAAGGTGAAAGACGTAGAAGTTAACCGTCTGGATAACCAGATATTAGTCCGATATTTCGATGAAGAGTGGGGGAAAGTACAGTAGAAAAGATTTTCTCACAACTATATTTTTAGGTAGTCTTATGCTTCCCTTTTTGCAGTATTGTGGAAAGAAAGTTAAAGCTTTGCTGCTCAAGGTCACCGGAACGAATCATGTCCTAGGGCATAAACTTTGGGCAAAAGATTTTCCACAGTTTTCAGAAGTTATCCACACTAAATATCTTATTGTCGGGGGTGGAATCTCTGGTCTTTCTGCGTGTAGATTTTTCAGTCAGCATCATGAAAATGATTATCTTCTTCTGGAAATGGAAAATCATCTTGGCGGCAATTCTTCCAACGGAGAAAACTCATTTTCAAAATTTCCTTTAGGCGCCCATTATTTACCGTTACCGAACAAAGAGAATACAGAAATCATAGAATTCCTGAAAGAATGTAAAATCTGCCTGGGAGCAGAAGAAAACGAAGAACCCGTTCTTGATGAATACCAAATGACTTTTCCTCAGCAGGAAAGATTATTTTATAAAAATTCCTGGCAAAACGACATTGTTCCCCAAAGAGGTATTTCAGCACAAACTCAGCAGGAGCTTACCCGCTTTTTTAAGCTGATGGATGAGTTCCGTGTAAAGAAGGATGCGGAGGGAAAATATTGGTTTGCTATTCCTGTACATGATTCCAGCAGAGAAGATGAGGTTGTAAAGCTTGAAAAAATTATTTTTAAAGAATGGCTGAAAGAAAATAACTACCGGTCGGAAGAATTTCTCTGGCTTCTGGATTATTCCTGCAGGGACGATTTCGGATTAGGAATAGACTACGTTTCTGCATGGGCAGGAATACATTATTTTGCCGGAAGAAAGAATAACTGGAGCACAAGATATAAAGATCAGGTATTCACATGGCCGGAAGGAAATGCAAGACTGGCAAAACATCTTTCAAAATACACCGAGGGAAAACATATGCCGGGAAATCTGGTTTTTGATGTAAAAATCAATGATAAAGTTGAGGTATTAAGTTTTGATAATACCCAAAAGAAAACCAGGAAGATCATTGCCGATAAAGTACTGTTTGCCACACCTCAATTTGTGAATAAGAGAATTTTTAGTCATAAAAAAGTATATTCCTTTCATTACGTGCCCTGGCTTTTAACCACCATTACACTGAAAAATGAATTCGGAGGAGATGAAGAGCTGGCCTGGGATAATGTGATCTATGGTTCTTCAGGATTGGGGTATATTTTTGATCAGCATCAGAATCTCAACCAGATTATTGGTGAAAAGGTGATTACCCACTATAAGAGTTTTTCAACTTCAGACTGTAAAAAAGCAAGGAAAAAACTCTACGGCATGAAGGAATCTGAACTGAAGGATTTAGTTTTGGATGATCTGAAGAAAGCACATCCGTTGATAGAAGATTTCATTCTGGAGATGCAGTTTCACAAAATAGGGCATGCGATGATCGCTCCTGTTCCTAACCAGATTTTTGGAGAAGAAACCAGGAAAGCAAAAGAACCGATAGAAAGTAAAATTTTCTTTGCCCATTCCGATCTGTCGGGAATTTCTATTTTTGAAGAAGCCTTCTATCAGGGGCTCCGAACTGCAGAAAAAATGATGTAAAATAATACTATGAAACAGCCGTGGATACATAATGCAAAAACAGACTGGTGGTTTATTTTATCACCACCTTTTCTGGTGCTGCTGATTATCTTCTTTTTTCAGAAACAGATTCAGATACTGGAAAATCATTATTCCTTTTACACATGGCTTTTCCTGATTGTTTTTGTTGATGTTGCCCACGTTTATTCCACACTGTTTAAAACTTATTTTGTAAAAGGAGAGGTACAGAGAAATAAGCTGCTGTATCTGGGAATTCCTGTTTTGAGCTGGATCTTGGGAATGATCCTGTTCCAGTTGGGCAGCCTGACATTCTGGTCAGTACTGGCATTGATTGCCGTTTTTCATTTTATAAGGCAGCAGTACGGCTTTATGCGAATCTATGCCCGTTTTGAACCAAACAACTGGAGTAAAAAAATAGATGAGATTGCTGTTTACTCCGCAACGATTTATCCGATGTTGTATTGGTTTAAAACACCCCGTGCCTTTACCTGGTTTGTCAACAATGAGTTTGACTGGCTTCAGAATCTTCCTGATTATATTCCTTTACTTACTGTAATCTACTTTGCCATCCTGATCATTTGGCTTTTTAAAACTGCTTTTGGAGCTTTTAAATCCAATCGGGTTAATATTCCTAAAACAGCGTTGATCACCGGAACTTTTCTTTCCTGGTATTTTGGAATTGTTTATTTCAACAATGATCTTTTGTTTACTTTTCTGAACGTGGTTTCTCATGGCATTCCTTATATCGCATTGATTTATATCCGGGAAATACAGCAAAAAGAAAATCATCAGCTAAACGGGATGCAGATTTTTAAATCTTTTTCAGGGATATTTCTATTTGTCGGCGTCATTTTATTGTTCGCTTTTCTGGAAGAGTTTTTATGGGAAACTCTGGTTTGGAATGAGCACTTTTCCATGAATGTAATGCTTTCAGAAAATCTGTTTCAATTCATGATTCCCTTATTGGTTGTTCCGCAGCTTACTCATTATCTTCTGGATGGCTTTATTTGGAGAAAACCGAAAAAAGTTAATTAACTTTGCCCGGAACGTTTAAAATCTGAAAATGAGACAATATTTTCTGTCATTAGCAATCTTTCTTGGAATGATTGCAGGGGCCCAGCAGAAAACATTCTGTAATCCTATCAATATTGATTATGGTTATACTCCCTTCGAAGTTTTTTCAAAACAGGGAAAACACCGTGCAACAGCAGATCCGGTGATTGTTAACTTTAAAAATAAACTCTTCCTTTTTTCCACCAACCAGGAAGGATATTGGTACAGTGATGATATGCTTGACTGGAAGTTTGTGAAAAGGAAATTTCTCAGAGATAATAAATACATTCACGATCTTAATGCTCCGGCAGTTTGGGCCATGAAAGATACTTTATACGTGTATGGCTCAACCTGGGAACAGGATTTTCCGATCTGGAAAAGTACCAACCCAACCAAAGATGACTGGAAAATAGCAGTGGATACTTTAAAAGTAGGAGCATGGGATCCTGCATTCCATTATGATGAAGACAAGAATAAACTGTACTTGTACTGGGGCTCAAGTAACGAATGGCCGTTGCTGGGAACAGAGGTAAAAGTGAAAAACCTTCAGTCCGAAGGTTTCGTAAAGCCTATTATTAAGCTAAAACCTGAAGATCATGGTTGGGAAAGGTTTGGGGAATACAATGATAATGTTTTTCTTCAGCCTTTTGTAGAAGGAGCATGGATGACGAAGCATAACGGGAAATATTATATGCAGTATGGCGCTCCGGCAACAGAATTCAGTGGGTATTCTGATGGAGTGTATGTGAGTAAAAATCCTTTGGAAGGCTTCGAATATCAGCAGCATAATCCGTTCTCTTATAAACCGGGAGGATTTGCCAGAGGCGCAGGGCACGGCGCAACGTTTGAAGACAATTACAAGAACTGGTGGCACGTTTCCACAATTTTTATTTCTACTAAAAATAATTTTGAAAGAAGACTGGGAATATGGCCGGCAGGTTTCGATAAAGATGATGTGATGTACTGTAATACCGCTTATGGCGATTATCCTACTTACCTTCCGCAGTATGCACAGGGAAAAGATTTTACGAAAGGTCTTTTTGCCGGATGGATGCTATTGAATTATAATAAACCGGTTCAGGTTTCATCTACTTTAGGTGGATATCAGCCTAACTATGCGGTAGATGAGGATATCAAAACGTATTGGAGTGCTAAGACCGGAAATTCCGGGGAATGGTTCCAGACGGATCTGGGTGAAGTTTCTACGATTAATGCCATTCAGATCAATTACGCGGA belongs to Chryseobacterium gleum and includes:
- a CDS encoding polyamine aminopropyltransferase, with amino-acid sequence MDKKRIPLELLLLFSVFVIATCGLIYELVAGALASYLLGDSVKQFSFIIGVYLFSMGVGSYLAKFIKGNLIDKFIEIEILVGIVGGISSVVLFILFNTLAHFESVLYLFVFFTGCLVGVEIPLLMNILKDRVQFKDLVSNVFAFDYIGALLASILFPLVLIPKLGIVKTPLFFGLINISIAIFLCYYLTKELSKPLSLKVKSLTAFAFLLGLFIFSDTILSYSEEKLYGENVVYTKSSPYQRIVLTRNTHEFRLYLNNNLQFSSTDEYRYHEALVHPAMSMAKNIDNVLILGGGDGFAAREVLKYKDVKKVTLVDLDGEMTQFFKTNETMRRLNQSSFSNPKVEVINKDAYIWVKENKKKFDVIIIDFPDPSNYSLGKLYSLQFYKELERLTTLDTKIVVQTTSPYFAPKSFWCIEKTIHQIFPFTAAYHTYVPSFGEWGFSMASFEPVNNRIYRKLPGLRYYDYNFSQMSYFNKDMKVKDVEVNRLDNQILVRYFDEEWGKVQ
- a CDS encoding NAD(P)-binding protein, whose translation is MLPFLQYCGKKVKALLLKVTGTNHVLGHKLWAKDFPQFSEVIHTKYLIVGGGISGLSACRFFSQHHENDYLLLEMENHLGGNSSNGENSFSKFPLGAHYLPLPNKENTEIIEFLKECKICLGAEENEEPVLDEYQMTFPQQERLFYKNSWQNDIVPQRGISAQTQQELTRFFKLMDEFRVKKDAEGKYWFAIPVHDSSREDEVVKLEKIIFKEWLKENNYRSEEFLWLLDYSCRDDFGLGIDYVSAWAGIHYFAGRKNNWSTRYKDQVFTWPEGNARLAKHLSKYTEGKHMPGNLVFDVKINDKVEVLSFDNTQKKTRKIIADKVLFATPQFVNKRIFSHKKVYSFHYVPWLLTTITLKNEFGGDEELAWDNVIYGSSGLGYIFDQHQNLNQIIGEKVITHYKSFSTSDCKKARKKLYGMKESELKDLVLDDLKKAHPLIEDFILEMQFHKIGHAMIAPVPNQIFGEETRKAKEPIESKIFFAHSDLSGISIFEEAFYQGLRTAEKMM
- a CDS encoding discoidin domain-containing protein; protein product: MRQYFLSLAIFLGMIAGAQQKTFCNPINIDYGYTPFEVFSKQGKHRATADPVIVNFKNKLFLFSTNQEGYWYSDDMLDWKFVKRKFLRDNKYIHDLNAPAVWAMKDTLYVYGSTWEQDFPIWKSTNPTKDDWKIAVDTLKVGAWDPAFHYDEDKNKLYLYWGSSNEWPLLGTEVKVKNLQSEGFVKPIIKLKPEDHGWERFGEYNDNVFLQPFVEGAWMTKHNGKYYMQYGAPATEFSGYSDGVYVSKNPLEGFEYQQHNPFSYKPGGFARGAGHGATFEDNYKNWWHVSTIFISTKNNFERRLGIWPAGFDKDDVMYCNTAYGDYPTYLPQYAQGKDFTKGLFAGWMLLNYNKPVQVSSTLGGYQPNYAVDEDIKTYWSAKTGNSGEWFQTDLGEVSTINAIQINYADQDAEFMGKTFGKMHQYKIYGSNDGKKWNVIVDKSKNTKDVPHDYVELEQPVKARFLKMENLKMPTGKFALSGFRVFGKGAGKQPSKVEGFVPLRADPKKYGERRSIWMKWQQNPDADGYVIYFGKSPDKLYGSIMVYGKNEYFFTGADRTDAYYFQIEAFNANGVSERTAVAKSE